A DNA window from Gopherus evgoodei ecotype Sinaloan lineage chromosome 22, rGopEvg1_v1.p, whole genome shotgun sequence contains the following coding sequences:
- the ODF3L2 gene encoding outer dense fiber protein 3-like protein 2, translated as MAEVGQRKTPAITAHETGPRPGQYRLPPTVGFVNHDYTKLTSPDYSFHRRLNNGMYFKDSSPGPCYYVDPQLTRFGRSGGPSYSMLARSKTLAQPRTPGPGRYSPEKAPPVTQRRPPSFTMGSRTKYRWVDPVPAANSYTLPSLLGSRVPSKPSSPSVTISGRNKHVGFSEDLSQKPGPGHYNGTDPNTYLHQAPAFSIRGRRSAPRAAFRTPGPGTHSPEKVTAHKTRAPAYSLGVRHSEFVTPLIVDVSQ; from the exons ATggcagaggtggggcagagaAAGACACCTGCCATCACTGCTCATGAGACCG GCCCCAGGCCGGGACAGTACCGACTGCCTCCTACTGTCGGATTTGTCAACCACGACTACACCAAGTTAACCAGCCCAGATTATTCCTTTCACAGGAGACTCAACAACGGCA TGTATTTCAAAGATTCAAGCCCAGGTCCCTGCTATTACGTGGACCCGCAACTCACTCGCTTTGGCAGGAGCGGAGGCCCATCCTATTCCATGCTGGCGAGATCAAAGACCCTGG CGCAGCCACGGACCCCTGGGCCGGGCAGGTACAGTCCAGAGAAGGCCCCACCTGTCACTCAGCGCAGGCCACCGTCTTTCACCATGGGATCTCGTACCAAGTATCGGTGGGTGGATCCCGTCCCTGCCGCGAACAGCTACACTCTCCCCTCACTGCTGGGCTCCCGG GTCCCCAGCAAACCGTCCAGCCCTAGTGTCACCATCTCAGGACGGAACAAACACGTTGGCTTTTCTGAGGACTTGTCTCAAAAGCCCGGCCCCGGCCATTACAACGGGACAGATCCCAACACCTACTTGCACCAAGCACCTGCCTTCTCCATTCGGGGGCGACGCAGTGCGCCCAGGGCTGCCTTCCGGACACCGGGGCCTGGAACGCACAGCCCTGAAAAGGTGACCGCTCACAAGACAAGAGCTCCAGCCTACTCCCTGGGTGTCCGGCACTCCGAATTTGTCACTCCTCTCATCGTGGATGTTTCCCAGTGA